A window of the Egibacter rhizosphaerae genome harbors these coding sequences:
- a CDS encoding ABC transporter ATP-binding protein gives MTDAGERGAPGEPEPGTLRAVDIHRAFEGIAVLQGVNLEVRPGEVLGLIGPNGAGKTTLVNILTGFDGPDRGAIWLNGRGVTRLRAHRRARLGLARTFQHGHLFAGLTVRENIEASALGVGASPRAARARADELLARFGLADQPTASAGVLPPGQERRLGMARALATEPRYVLLDEPAAGLNEAEVPAFEDAIRAMGASGTGVLLIEHNVAMILALCDRIVVLDQGVVIAEGDPATIRGDDQVAAAYLGLATDHGPRG, from the coding sequence GTGACCGACGCAGGGGAGCGCGGGGCGCCCGGCGAACCGGAGCCGGGGACCCTGCGCGCGGTCGACATCCACCGCGCCTTCGAGGGGATCGCGGTCCTGCAGGGCGTGAACCTCGAGGTGCGCCCGGGCGAGGTGCTCGGGCTCATCGGGCCGAACGGGGCTGGCAAGACGACGCTGGTCAACATCCTGACCGGCTTCGACGGGCCGGACCGGGGTGCGATCTGGCTGAACGGCCGCGGGGTGACGCGCCTGCGGGCGCACCGCCGCGCGAGGCTCGGGCTCGCCCGTACCTTCCAGCACGGGCACCTCTTCGCGGGTCTCACGGTGCGGGAGAACATCGAGGCCAGCGCGTTGGGGGTCGGGGCGTCGCCGCGGGCCGCGCGCGCTCGCGCCGACGAGCTCCTCGCGCGGTTCGGGCTCGCGGATCAGCCCACTGCGTCGGCGGGCGTCCTGCCGCCGGGCCAGGAACGCCGGCTCGGGATGGCCCGCGCGCTCGCGACCGAGCCGCGCTACGTGCTGCTCGACGAGCCCGCGGCCGGCCTGAACGAGGCCGAGGTGCCGGCCTTCGAGGACGCGATCCGGGCGATGGGCGCCAGCGGGACCGGGGTGCTGTTGATCGAGCACAACGTCGCGATGATCCTCGCGCTCTGCGACCGGATCGTCGTGCTCGACCAGGGCGTGGTGATCGCCGAGGGCGACCCCGCGACGATCCGCGGCGACGACCAGGTGGCCGCCGCCTACCTCGGGCTCGCCACCGATCACGGTCCGAGGGGCTGA
- a CDS encoding ABC transporter ATP-binding protein translates to MLAIDGLDVRYGSVRALHGVTLRVEEGEVVGLIGPNGAGKSTLLHTVMGLVAPAAGDVRLRGDSLVGRPTERITRSGVALVPEGRRVFGQITVDENLRLGLLGRRDAGGADDDLARVHELFPVLRDFRQRKAGILSGGQQQMLAIARALLSQPDLLLLDEPSLGLAPALVEDVFAALEAIRADGRTILIVEQRAQRTVAFADRTEVLAGGEMRLTLGPEDAAATERMAEAYFGA, encoded by the coding sequence ATGCTCGCGATCGACGGGCTCGACGTGCGCTACGGCTCGGTGCGAGCGCTCCACGGGGTCACACTGCGGGTCGAGGAGGGGGAGGTCGTCGGGCTCATCGGCCCGAACGGCGCGGGCAAGTCCACCCTCCTGCACACCGTCATGGGCCTCGTCGCCCCCGCCGCGGGCGATGTCCGGCTGCGTGGGGACTCCCTCGTGGGTCGCCCCACCGAGCGGATCACGCGCTCGGGGGTGGCGCTGGTGCCGGAGGGACGGCGGGTCTTCGGCCAGATCACCGTCGACGAGAACCTGCGGCTCGGCCTGCTCGGACGGCGCGACGCGGGCGGGGCGGACGACGACCTCGCCCGCGTGCACGAGCTGTTCCCGGTGCTGCGCGACTTCCGCCAGCGCAAGGCCGGGATCCTGTCCGGCGGTCAGCAGCAGATGCTCGCGATCGCCCGCGCGCTCTTGTCCCAGCCGGACCTTCTCCTGCTCGACGAGCCGTCGCTGGGCCTCGCGCCCGCGCTCGTCGAAGACGTGTTCGCCGCCCTGGAGGCGATCCGCGCCGACGGGCGGACCATCCTGATCGTGGAGCAGCGGGCCCAGCGGACGGTCGCCTTCGCCGACCGGACCGAGGTCCTCGCCGGCGGGGAGATGCGGCTCACGCTGGGGCCGGAGGACGCCGCGGCGACGGAACGAATGGCGGAGGCGTACTTCGGCGCATGA
- a CDS encoding branched-chain amino acid ABC transporter permease, whose product MTYLQLAIDAISLGMLYALVATGLALVFGVMRLINLAHGELLTAGAYSLTLTAAWATGARLLVLLLVVLGLALVLERVAFRPVRDASPATMLVLTFAIAYFLQALSRLLFTAQGRGVQVLPILDAPVLAGDLRLRLLTVVTAVLGAVLLTATGLFLTRTSTGLQMRAAAADFETARLLGVNANHVIRTAFVIAAVLAAAVAVILVVQRPTVTPDFGFQVTIVGLIGVVVGGLDRLVSGALGGFLIGVINSVLGNTLPTDTRVFLTSWLFLAVIALLVLRPQGLFARRDAMAERV is encoded by the coding sequence ATGACTTATCTCCAGCTCGCCATCGACGCGATCAGCCTCGGGATGCTCTACGCACTCGTGGCCACCGGGCTCGCGCTCGTGTTCGGGGTGATGCGCCTCATCAACCTCGCGCACGGGGAGCTGCTCACCGCGGGTGCGTACAGCCTCACGCTGACCGCGGCATGGGCGACCGGGGCGCGCTTGCTCGTGTTGTTGCTGGTGGTGCTCGGCCTCGCGTTGGTGCTCGAGCGCGTCGCCTTCCGGCCGGTGCGGGACGCGAGCCCGGCGACGATGCTCGTCCTCACGTTCGCCATCGCGTACTTCCTGCAAGCACTGTCCCGCCTGCTGTTCACCGCGCAGGGGCGAGGTGTGCAGGTGCTCCCGATCCTCGACGCGCCCGTTCTCGCCGGGGACCTGCGCTTGCGCCTGCTCACCGTCGTGACCGCGGTGCTCGGGGCGGTGCTCCTCACCGCCACCGGGCTCTTCCTGACCCGTACGAGCACGGGCCTGCAGATGCGCGCGGCCGCCGCGGACTTCGAGACGGCCCGGCTGTTGGGGGTGAACGCGAACCACGTCATTCGCACCGCGTTCGTGATCGCCGCGGTCCTCGCGGCCGCGGTCGCGGTGATCCTCGTCGTGCAGCGACCCACGGTCACACCGGACTTCGGCTTCCAGGTCACGATCGTCGGGCTCATCGGCGTCGTGGTCGGCGGCCTCGACCGGTTGGTGAGCGGCGCCCTCGGCGGCTTCCTCATCGGAGTCATCAACTCCGTCCTCGGCAACACGCTGCCGACCGACACGCGGGTGTTCCTCACCTCGTGGCTGTTCCTGGCGGTGATCGCCCTCTTGGTGCTGCGGCCCCAGGGGCTGTTCGCGCGCCGCGACGCGATGGCGGAGCGCGTCTGA
- a CDS encoding branched-chain amino acid ABC transporter permease, giving the protein MRARVQALWPLLGPASLVVVAAVGSLGLSSGLQFQMRFAFVLLTIVVGLYVFVGNSGVVSFGHVSFVAVGAFTAGLLTIAPPQKQAFMPDLLPVLAEARVSPPVALLAAAAVGGIMAFLVALPLMRLSGLAAGIATFGVLMITLNVLRNWESVGPGVRTMTGIPQHTGLAVAAGGALVAMVIAFAYQRSRFGRRLRAAREDHNAARATGVNIYLERVRAFTLSGVIAGFAGAQLAHLLGSISTEQVALDLTFVTLAMLVVGGTGSLWAAVAGTGVISFLNQFLGEAETGLSFGLFEVTLPTGTRPLIVAGVMAGMLILRPQGITGGRELPWPRRPDTAAGRRRRRTAREAA; this is encoded by the coding sequence ATGCGGGCACGGGTGCAGGCACTCTGGCCGTTGCTGGGGCCGGCGTCGCTCGTCGTCGTCGCCGCCGTGGGATCGCTGGGCCTGTCGAGCGGGCTCCAGTTCCAGATGCGGTTCGCGTTCGTGTTGCTCACCATCGTGGTCGGGCTCTACGTGTTCGTCGGCAACTCCGGCGTGGTGTCGTTCGGCCACGTCAGCTTCGTCGCGGTCGGCGCGTTCACGGCGGGTCTGTTGACGATCGCGCCGCCCCAGAAGCAGGCGTTCATGCCCGACCTGTTGCCGGTCCTCGCCGAGGCGCGCGTGTCGCCGCCGGTGGCCCTGCTGGCCGCGGCCGCGGTGGGCGGGATCATGGCCTTCCTGGTGGCGTTGCCGCTCATGCGCCTCTCCGGGCTCGCGGCGGGGATCGCGACGTTCGGCGTGCTGATGATCACCCTGAACGTGCTGCGCAACTGGGAGAGCGTGGGGCCGGGCGTGCGGACCATGACCGGCATCCCGCAGCACACCGGCCTCGCGGTGGCGGCTGGCGGGGCCCTCGTAGCGATGGTGATCGCGTTCGCCTACCAGCGCAGCCGGTTCGGGCGCCGGCTGCGCGCGGCGCGCGAGGACCACAACGCCGCGCGGGCGACCGGAGTCAACATCTACCTCGAGCGGGTTCGCGCCTTCACGCTGAGCGGGGTCATCGCCGGATTCGCCGGCGCGCAGCTGGCCCACCTGCTCGGGAGCATCAGCACGGAGCAGGTGGCGCTCGACCTCACGTTCGTGACCCTCGCGATGCTCGTCGTCGGGGGAACGGGCAGCCTGTGGGCGGCCGTCGCCGGGACCGGCGTCATCAGCTTCCTGAACCAGTTCCTGGGGGAGGCCGAGACCGGGTTGTCGTTCGGGTTGTTCGAGGTGACGCTGCCGACCGGTACGCGCCCGCTGATCGTGGCCGGGGTCATGGCCGGGATGCTGATCCTGCGGCCCCAGGGCATCACCGGAGGCCGCGAACTGCCGTGGCCCCGCCGCCCGGACACCGCGGCGGGCCGACGACGACGCCGGACGGCGAGGGAGGCGGCATGA